The Calliphora vicina chromosome 3, idCalVici1.1, whole genome shotgun sequence genome contains a region encoding:
- the LOC135955503 gene encoding uncharacterized protein LOC135955503, with translation MEEAYRSASRLPGISHVMSGDLVGHMRILGIFENYPSIAISDHMSPTLVLDRKFRVLIPERDVWLNQTWRQNNADQVWFTDGSKQANGDTGAGIYGPNFQRCIPMGTFSSIFQTEIYAILICSNECLRRRLRNNIIFVMSDSQAALRALSSCEVRSGVVMNCWTSLNELSAHNELTLCWVPGHEGHAGNERADCLANRGARRSFIGPEPFFGIPRGYTMERIRFWVESEFARFWGNLPGLKQSQRFITLSRRRSQSMLSLGKGLQSDFETNEFNEGPTQHLLPFLTSYPDKYEDEAFVPLSSSDHCIIFASFLLSVKFHEHLRNVLLS, from the exons ATGGAGGAGGCCTATAGGAGTGCATCCAGATTACCGGGAATATCCCATGTAATGTCGGGAGATCTGGTTGGGCATATGCGCATTCTAGGCATCTTTGAAAATTATCCTAGTATTGCAATATCTGACCATATGTCACCAACTCTGGTGTTAGATAGGAAGTTTAGGGTCCTTATACCTGAAAGGGACGTGTGGTTAAACCAAACATGGCGGCAAAATAATGCCGATCAAGTATGGTTTACTGATGGTTCCAAACAGGCTAATGGTGACACTGGGGCTGGTATCTATGGTCCCAATTTTCAAAGGTGTATCCCAATGGGTacattttcatcaatatttcagACGGAGATTTACGCCATCCTTATATGCTCCAATGAGTGCTTAAGAAGGAGACTAAggaataatataatatttgttatgtCTGATAGTCAGGCTGCTCTTAGGGCATTATCATCATGTGAAGTGAGGTCTGGTGTGGTTATGAACTGCTGGACATCCTTGAATGAACTCAGCGCACACAATGAACTTACACTGTGCTGGGTACCTGGCCATGAAGGTCACGCTGGCAATGAACGTGCTGATTGTCTTGCTAACAGAGGCGCTCGACGCTCGTTTATAGGTCCTGAACCGTTCTTTGGCATCCCACGTGGATACACTATGGAACGTATTCGTTTTTGGGTTGAATCAGAATTTGCCCGTTTTTGGGGTAATCTACCAGGTCTAAAACAATCCCAACGATTCATCACCCTATCCAGACGTAGATCCCAGTCGATGCTTTCGCTAGGAAAGG GCTTACAATCAGATTTCGAAACTAATGAATTTAATGAAGGGCCAACACAACACCTTCTACCTTTTCTAACTTCATACCCCGATAAGTATGAAGATGAAGCTTTTGTGCCTCTCAGTAGTTCGGATCACTGTATCATTTTCGCCTCCTTTTTGCTCTCCGTAAAGTTTCACGAACATCTACGAAACGTTTTATTAAGCTAG